Below is a genomic region from Fibrobacter sp. UWH4.
CACCACCAAAATCAAGAGCGCTATCCCGAAGGTGTTCAGCACGTTACTGAAGAACTTCCAGCCGCCCTTCTCGTCGCCCGCCACCTTGTATCCGGTGAAAATCGGGATGAAGATAATCGAGAGGAACCCGGTGCTCACCACGTGATTCAAGATATCCGGAATCATGAAGGCAAGGTCCAGGGCGTTCTTCTCGAGCGACACGCCCGCGGCATGCGCCAAGAGCATTTCACGGAAAATTCCGAGCACGCGGCTCAGGAGCATCGAAACGGCAACGATAATAGCGGCTTTATTCATAGACTAGTCGACGGTTGTAGAAACGTCATCCCTAGAAAACATAGAAAAGTGAAAGACTCACTAGTTGAAGGGGATGGCCGTTGAAGATAAGATACGTCATCCCAGAACGAACATCGGCTGAGACGAGACCCTTGCTCATGTCATCCTGGAGCGAACGAAGTGAACGACGGGATCCAGGATGATGCAGACAGAAGGATGTTGGCATTTACCCAATGGGCGCGTTCTTTTCTCTTTTGTATATTTGAGATATGAAAAAGATTCTCGCCGCTTTTTTATCGCTCGCCGCAATTTCATTTGCCGCCAACGTCCAGGTTCTCGCCCCGACCGGAGCGGAATTTGCGCCGGACGCACCGAATATGGTCCAGTCCATCGTGCGCGCCTCCGTGAGCGAGACGGGAAACACGCCTGTCGAAAGTTCAGCCGAAATCCAGCTGCGTACAAGCGTCATGACCATGGGCAGTTCCTTCGTCGTTGTCTGTGAACAAATTAACAACGGAACGATTGTCGGAAGCGGAAGGCAGAAGGCGAACTCCATCGACAACCTGGACTATGCCATCGACTGGGCCGTCAAGGGAGCCCTCGCAAACCTCGCCGCTGCAAATGCCAACGCACAGGGCGCCCCGCAAAACGGCAACTATGCAAACAACGGCTACTATCAGGAGCCGCAGCAGAATGTCGTCGTTGTCGTCCCGGCCGAACGCTACGAGCAACGCAACGGCGACCCGAACGACAATTTCGCGCACAAGCGCCCCACCCGCAACTATGTCAGCTACGGTCTCGGCGCAGCCCTTTGGCACAACTACGACTTCGTCGAAAAGAGCTGCAAGGGAGACTCCGCCTGCCACGAAAAATACGACACCGACCGCACCTGGGAACAGGCATTCGTCTTCCACTACGCCCGAATCTTCGAAGTCATTCCGCAGGCCGCAATGACTATCGTGAACAACATGAACCTCTCCTTCGGCGACGAATGGGAATGGCACGAAACCTTCCTCCTGGGCGGGCGATTCTTCCCGAGCACGGGAGTCGTCACGCCCTTCATCGGCGCAGGAATCGGCCTCGGCATCCAAACCGACAGCCACTACTACGACGGGGACGAAGGTTTTGCCATCGGCCTTGCGGGAGGAGCCGAACTGGGAATCATCTTCTTCCGCAATTCCGCGACGCAGCTCGAAATCGGCTTCGCGTGGGACGCCCTGTGGGACGGTTTCGAAAGTTTCGACCGCCGCTTCGGTGCAGGCAGCGCCTACATCGCCATCAACTACTAACCGAACCTCATTTAAACGAAACGAAGCGCGGCACTCCCGCGCTTATTTTCAATTCCGCACTTATTTTATTACCTGCAGCGAACACCCGCCAGTTTCTACACTGCCATCTTGAGCGCGTTCAGCGGACTGTCGCGCCGAATCTTCTTGAGCTGCTGCAGGCGCGACACGATAATGCCCGGGCGAATCTGGAACCTGCGCGAAAAGAACTCGATGCAGGCTTTTTCGGCAAAACGCCCGCAGCAAATCAGTTCGCATTCTTCCGCCTCGGTCATCAGGAGACTTTCGGCGACACGCTTCGCCTCGTTGCAACCATTCTTCGCCGTGGCAATCATCCCCGCCACCGTTTTCGGCGCAAGCAGGCAAGGACGCTTGCTGTGCGACTGCAGGATATGCCCCATGACATGGTAAACCGACTCCATGAATTCACCGTCGCTCATTGGCCCCGTCGGCAGCTGCACCACGGGCTGCAAGCCCCGCCAGAAACAAGCCGCCTTCGGAGCAGGCGCCATAATGAACGAAGGAACCTGCAATACCGCGATATCGCATTTCCGCAGAGTATCAATAACAATCTGGCGCAAGTTTTCCTTGAGCGGCAAGGCGTTCCTGCGCAAGAATTTTAAGTTATTCGCAATCACGTCGCGACTGATGAAAAAATCCGACGACGGGCGCGCCACCTGAATTTCACCCAGGCGAATCCATGCGGAATAGACCTGCGGATTGACCGTTTCCAAAGCAACGGAATACGTCTTTTTCCAGCCGTCCAGCGAGGCGACCCCCATGAACTTCATGATTTCGCGGGGAAGCAGTCCCGACTTGAATTTCTTATTGAAAGTGAGCCCTTCGGTCATGCGGATGTGGCCCAGCCGCTGCAACTCGCGAATCGGGAATCGCTGCGCCCAGTCGACCGCCTCCGCCGTGCAGAAACGCCTCTCGAAAGCCTTACGGGCCTGCGCCAGCGCCTCGCTGTCTACCGGGTCAACATTCCAAAGGACCTCCGCCGGGGTTCCCAGCAAAAATTCCAGCTCGCACATCTTCACGAACGAAAAACCTTCGACGAGCGTCCTGCGGGAATACCCGAGACGCGCAAAAATATCCTCCTGCACAAGCCCCTTGAGCTTCATCGCCCTGCGGACCGCCTCGTTAAAAATTTCATTCGTTGCAGGCATACTCTCACAATATAAAAAAGGGCCGCCTCGCATTCAAGCCGGCAGACCTTCCAATTTCATTTTTGTCAAAAACTACTCGGTGGCAGTTTCCAGGCCCTTGATACCGATATAGCGGACCTCGTTCTTGCTGTTCACGATAATCGCAAGACCCGTC
It encodes:
- a CDS encoding lipid II flippase MurJ; translation: MNKAAIIVAVSMLLSRVLGIFREMLLAHAAGVSLEKNALDLAFMIPDILNHVVSTGFLSIIFIPIFTGYKVAGDEKGGWKFFSNVLNTFGIALLILVV